The nucleotide sequence AGGTGTTCGACGAGCGCCCGTTTGCTACCTTCATCTTCCACCTTACCAACTTTTCTCGTCCCACGCTCCGGCTCCTCTTCGATCATTCGGGATTCTTTCCTATAAGCATCAGGAACAGTCCGCCAGTTCCAGGTGATCCCTACTTCGGACTTGGACCGACAGGGGAACGACTGGTCGCCCTGGGCAAGCGCGGCGTTCACGGAATGGCCCAGGCCTTGGCCCTCCTCTCCGGGGGCCGCTGGCTCATTGGGCCATCCCTTGAGGCCTGGGGACGACGGGGGGAAATTCATGAAACCACTTAAGTCCCTCACATTGCTCCTGCCGGAGAAGGCTGCACGTCACAATCTTGCTGGGGCCACCGGTATGAGAATCAGCCGTCGCCGCCTCAAGCAGCTAATGCGCGACTACCAACCGCTCCTCTTTGAAAGCTTTTCGCCCACTGATCGTCGCTATAGTGTGCAGATGCACCATGTCCTGAAGAACTACGATCGGTTCTGGGTAGCCCTACGGACCGCCGCGCGCTATGTTCCGCTCGGCCCGTTGACAGTGGCCGACCTTGGGACCTATCCCGGAAGCCTCCTCAGGCTCCTCCGCCGCCTGGTCCCATCCGAGGCGTGCCGGCTGGTCGGTGTCGGCTTGATGATCTCTGACGAGTTCCGCCAAACCATGGCGGAGGATTGCGGAGCGGACATCCTCACCGTCAATCTGGACCCCAAGAATGACCAGCTCAAGGGCAAGGGCTACCCCACCCGGATCCCCTTGGACGATGGGACCGTCGAGTTCGCCTTTGC is from Candidatus Methylomirabilota bacterium and encodes:
- a CDS encoding methyltransferase domain-containing protein, producing the protein MKPLKSLTLLLPEKAARHNLAGATGMRISRRRLKQLMRDYQPLLFESFSPTDRRYSVQMHHVLKNYDRFWVALRTAARYVPLGPLTVADLGTYPGSLLRLLRRLVPSEACRLVGVGLMISDEFRQTMAEDCGADILTVNLDPKNDQLKGKGYPTRIPLDDGTVEFAFALEVIEHMVSPSHLLAEAFRILAPGGYLLATTPNVTRIGNVFKLLVGHSNFDRLIPLDYEHPEDEWRPHFREYTLAEVCESFQRAGFQVVEARHFLGEDTRYNMKTISQQLINLAKCPFYVVPHLRGCLLAVGRKPVKGNR
- a CDS encoding methyltransferase domain-containing protein; protein product: VNALLGDIRDIGFPDGSFDLVTLWNVLDHTPDPLKLLLEVHRVLKEDGRVFIRTPNAVWQYLSFRLANFLRRFGGGKVFDERPFATFIFHLTNFSRPTLRLLFDHSGFFPISIRNSPPVPGDPYFGLGPTGERLVALGKRGVHGMAQALALLSGGRWLIGPSLEAWGRRGEIHETT